From Acidobacteriota bacterium, a single genomic window includes:
- a CDS encoding ABC transporter ATP-binding protein has product MATGPLRQLIDYALRYRRSFALGLVCTALSTAMSLTAPWVLKHAVDDLTLGVTMAKLQLYASLVLGLALVGGWFRFLMRRILVGASRHIEYDLRNAFFAHLQRLPPAYFHASRTGDLMSRATNDLNAVRMMIGPAVMYSANTLIVFVVALALMLRINTRLTLIALIPLPFVSVSVRYFGAAIHRRFERIQAQLSDLSAVAQEALAGVRVVRAYRQESAELDRFRDANHEYVRRNLGLIRLQGMFYPSLGLLLGIGGLLVLWLGSREVMRHRMTIGEFVAFNAYLGMLTWPMIAFGWVTNMLQRGAASWKRMLEVMSKVPAVSDSRAGTAFRESADIHGAIEIRNLTFAYDGRPILRDVSLSVAPGRTLAIVGATGSGKSTLINLLPRLYEPPPGTVFIDGVDVGEIPLYVLRGAIGFVSQEPFLFSESISENVAFGVQAQQPATTGLDEASAGHARGKDGGPVDRADGARAGGGADEHTVAGASAVARLDKDVAGFPAGYDTVVGERGITLSGGQKQRTALARAVMTDPRILILDDALSAVDTYTEEEILSRLRRVMKQRTSIIVSHRISTVREADQIVVLGDGQILERGSHAELVAQNGVYAEMCRKQMLEEELQEAL; this is encoded by the coding sequence ATGGCGACCGGACCCCTCCGTCAACTGATCGACTACGCGTTGCGCTATCGCCGCAGCTTCGCCCTGGGCCTCGTATGCACGGCGCTCTCGACGGCCATGTCGCTCACCGCCCCGTGGGTGCTGAAACATGCGGTCGACGACCTGACGCTCGGCGTCACGATGGCCAAACTGCAACTCTACGCGAGCCTGGTGCTCGGCCTGGCCCTGGTCGGCGGGTGGTTCCGGTTCCTGATGCGGCGGATCCTGGTGGGTGCTTCGCGCCACATTGAGTACGACCTGCGCAACGCGTTCTTTGCGCACCTGCAGCGCCTCCCGCCGGCGTACTTCCATGCCAGTCGCACCGGCGACCTGATGTCGCGTGCGACCAACGATTTGAACGCCGTGCGCATGATGATCGGGCCGGCCGTGATGTATTCGGCCAACACCCTCATCGTGTTCGTGGTGGCGCTGGCGTTGATGCTACGGATCAACACCAGGCTCACGCTGATTGCGCTTATCCCGCTGCCGTTCGTGTCGGTGTCCGTGCGGTATTTCGGAGCCGCGATTCACCGGCGCTTTGAACGCATCCAGGCGCAGTTGTCGGATCTGAGTGCGGTCGCCCAGGAGGCGCTGGCCGGCGTCCGCGTCGTGCGCGCGTATCGCCAGGAGTCCGCCGAACTCGACCGGTTCCGCGACGCCAATCATGAGTACGTGCGTCGCAATCTCGGGCTGATTCGACTCCAGGGCATGTTCTATCCGAGCCTCGGGCTGCTGCTCGGCATCGGCGGATTACTCGTGCTCTGGCTGGGCAGCCGCGAGGTGATGCGCCACCGCATGACGATTGGGGAATTCGTCGCGTTCAACGCGTATCTCGGCATGCTGACCTGGCCCATGATCGCCTTTGGCTGGGTCACCAACATGCTCCAGCGGGGCGCCGCGTCGTGGAAGCGGATGCTCGAGGTGATGTCCAAGGTGCCGGCCGTCTCGGACAGCAGAGCCGGAACCGCATTTCGGGAATCGGCAGATATCCACGGGGCGATCGAGATCCGGAACCTCACGTTCGCCTATGACGGCCGGCCCATCCTGCGTGATGTGTCGCTCAGCGTCGCGCCCGGCCGCACGCTCGCCATCGTGGGCGCGACCGGGTCGGGCAAGAGCACGCTCATCAACCTGCTGCCGCGGCTGTACGAGCCGCCACCAGGCACGGTGTTCATCGACGGTGTCGACGTCGGCGAGATCCCGCTGTACGTGCTGCGTGGCGCGATTGGGTTCGTGTCACAGGAGCCGTTTCTGTTTTCCGAGAGCATCAGTGAAAACGTCGCCTTCGGAGTCCAGGCGCAGCAGCCTGCGACCACCGGGCTTGACGAGGCCAGCGCGGGCCATGCGCGCGGCAAGGACGGCGGCCCTGTCGATCGGGCCGATGGTGCGCGGGCTGGCGGTGGAGCAGACGAGCACACGGTTGCCGGCGCTTCGGCGGTTGCCAGACTCGACAAGGACGTCGCTGGATTTCCAGCCGGCTACGACACCGTCGTGGGCGAACGCGGCATCACGCTGTCGGGTGGACAGAAGCAGCGAACGGCACTGGCGCGCGCGGTGATGACCGACCCACGCATCCTGATTCTCGACGATGCGCTGTCGGCGGTGGATACGTACACGGAAGAGGAGATCTTGTCGCGGCTGCGGCGGGTGATGAAGCAGCGCACCTCCATTATCGTGTCGCACCGGATCTCGACGGTGCGCGAGGCCGATCAGATCGTCGTGCTCGGCGACGGGCAGATCCTCGAACGTGGCAGCCACGCCGAACTGGTCGCCCAAAACGGGGTGTACGCCGAGATGTGCCGGAAGCAGATGCTCGAGGAGGAGCTTCAGGAGGCGTTGTAG
- a CDS encoding ABC transporter ATP-binding protein, with translation MRRLMGYLRPYWLSVLAAFAAIVGGSLLQLAQPYLMKLAIDRYIANGDVDGMNRIALLFLCVLVGSFVFEYIQTFVLQMIGQRIMYDLRMQIYGHLQRLDVAFYDRNPVGRLMTRVTTDVDALNDLFTSGVVSVFGDIFTLAGIMIVLVTMNWRLALVAFSVLPLIVLVTQWFRRNVRDSYRTVRTWIAKINTFLQENITGMATVQLFRREARNYGRFDQINRGHRDANIDSIFYYAVFYPAIEVVGALATALIIWRGGGDVVSHTVTLGTLVAFIQYSQRFFRPISDMSEKFNILQSAMAASERIFTLLDTPVVIASTAPVRATAWRGHVVFDGVWFAYAGDDYVLRDVSFEVKPGERVGIVGATGAGKSTIINLLMRFYEVSRGRVLMDGVDIRDIELAELRRLFSLVLQDVHVFSGTIGGNIRLGDASIDDERVRAAASAVHADRFINRLPKGFDTAVAERGATLSTGQKQLLSFARALAFDPRILVLDEATSSVDTETELLIQDALHVLMAGRTTMAIAHRLSTIQDVDKILVLHKGQLRESGTHQQLLALRGIYYRLYLLQYKDQERLPDRLPGTPLLVEPIA, from the coding sequence ATGCGGCGGCTGATGGGATATCTGCGTCCGTACTGGCTGTCCGTGCTCGCCGCGTTCGCGGCCATCGTGGGCGGATCGCTGCTCCAGCTGGCCCAGCCCTACCTGATGAAACTCGCCATCGATCGGTACATCGCCAACGGCGATGTCGACGGGATGAACCGCATCGCGCTGCTGTTCCTGTGCGTGCTGGTCGGGTCGTTCGTGTTCGAGTACATCCAGACCTTCGTGCTGCAGATGATCGGCCAGCGCATCATGTACGACCTGCGCATGCAGATCTACGGGCACCTGCAGCGGCTGGACGTCGCCTTCTACGATCGCAATCCGGTGGGCCGCCTGATGACGCGTGTCACCACCGACGTCGACGCCCTCAACGACCTGTTCACCTCCGGCGTCGTGTCGGTCTTCGGCGACATCTTCACTCTGGCCGGCATCATGATCGTGCTCGTCACGATGAACTGGCGGCTCGCGCTGGTCGCGTTCTCGGTGCTCCCGCTGATCGTCCTCGTCACACAGTGGTTCCGCCGCAACGTGCGCGATTCCTACCGGACGGTGCGCACGTGGATCGCGAAGATCAATACCTTCCTCCAGGAGAACATCACGGGGATGGCCACCGTGCAGCTGTTCCGCCGCGAGGCGCGCAACTACGGCCGCTTCGACCAGATCAACCGGGGGCATCGCGACGCGAACATCGACTCGATCTTCTATTACGCCGTGTTCTACCCGGCGATCGAAGTGGTCGGCGCGCTGGCCACAGCGCTCATCATCTGGCGCGGCGGCGGCGACGTGGTCTCACACACCGTGACGCTGGGCACGCTGGTCGCCTTCATCCAGTACTCACAGCGCTTCTTCCGGCCGATCAGCGACATGTCGGAGAAGTTCAACATCCTGCAGTCGGCCATGGCGGCCTCCGAGCGGATCTTCACGCTGCTCGACACGCCGGTCGTCATTGCCAGCACCGCACCGGTCAGGGCCACGGCGTGGCGAGGGCACGTGGTGTTCGACGGCGTGTGGTTCGCCTACGCCGGCGACGACTATGTGCTCCGCGATGTGTCGTTCGAGGTCAAGCCCGGCGAGCGCGTCGGCATCGTCGGCGCGACCGGAGCGGGGAAGAGCACGATCATCAACCTGCTGATGCGGTTCTACGAGGTGAGCCGCGGGCGGGTGCTGATGGACGGTGTCGACATCCGCGACATCGAGTTGGCCGAACTGCGGCGCCTGTTCAGTCTGGTGCTCCAGGATGTGCACGTCTTCTCGGGGACGATTGGCGGCAATATCCGCCTCGGCGACGCGAGTATTGACGACGAGCGCGTGCGGGCGGCCGCCAGCGCGGTGCACGCAGATCGCTTCATCAACCGGCTGCCGAAGGGCTTCGACACGGCCGTGGCCGAACGGGGCGCCACGCTGTCGACGGGTCAGAAGCAGCTTCTGTCATTCGCCCGCGCGCTCGCGTTCGACCCGCGGATTCTCGTCCTTGACGAGGCCACGTCGAGTGTCGACACGGAAACGGAGCTGCTGATCCAGGACGCGCTGCACGTCCTGATGGCCGGCCGAACGACCATGGCGATCGCGCATCGGCTATCGACCATTCAGGACGTGGACAAGATCCTGGTCTTGCACAAGGGGCAACTGCGGGAGTCCGGCACGCACCAACAGCTGCTGGCGCTGCGAGGGATTTACTATCGGCTGTATCTGCTCCAGTACAAAGATCAGGAGCGGCTGCCGGACCGTCTGCCCGGCACACCGCTCCTGGTTGAGCCAATCGCGTAG
- a CDS encoding DUF4097 family beta strand repeat-containing protein — translation MKTHRFLALLAIAGVVLLAGSARAAVPANAAPSILDADQQTEKFSKTVPLAKGGAFDLSNISGTIVITGGSGDQVVIDAVKRGRSAEELKEVTIEVATTANRVDVRTRYPEGRGIRVWVDYTVTVPKSAAINVKSISGDEKISGLDGEIHVNSISGNVSVASATDVRAVKSVSGDVHVQASKSTAALSVSSVSGNVKLNDVTASEIQVNSVSGDVTCEAITTTRVAVKTVSGGVTFGGSLAKGGRYELASHSGDVTIFASDKIGIEVSASTFSGEVTSDLALKLKAGGDAAPGRGRRMRQSMQGIFGDGSAMLQLTSFSGNIRIVKK, via the coding sequence ATGAAGACACATCGATTCCTCGCACTTCTCGCAATCGCCGGTGTGGTGCTGCTGGCGGGATCCGCGCGCGCCGCCGTGCCGGCCAACGCTGCGCCATCCATTCTCGACGCCGACCAGCAGACCGAGAAGTTCTCGAAGACGGTTCCGCTCGCCAAGGGCGGCGCCTTCGACCTGTCGAACATCTCCGGCACCATCGTCATCACGGGCGGATCGGGCGATCAGGTGGTCATTGACGCTGTCAAGAGGGGCCGGAGCGCCGAGGAGCTGAAGGAAGTGACCATCGAGGTCGCGACCACGGCCAACCGCGTCGACGTGCGAACGCGCTACCCCGAAGGCCGGGGCATCAGAGTGTGGGTCGACTATACGGTGACGGTGCCCAAGTCGGCTGCGATCAATGTGAAGTCGATTTCGGGCGACGAGAAGATCTCGGGTCTCGACGGCGAGATCCACGTCAACAGCATCAGCGGCAACGTCTCGGTGGCCTCCGCGACCGACGTGCGAGCCGTCAAGTCGGTGTCCGGCGATGTCCACGTCCAGGCGTCGAAGTCGACCGCCGCACTGAGCGTGAGCAGCGTCAGCGGCAACGTGAAACTCAACGATGTCACAGCCAGCGAAATCCAGGTGAACAGTGTCAGCGGCGATGTGACCTGCGAGGCGATCACGACGACACGCGTGGCGGTCAAGACCGTGAGCGGCGGCGTGACGTTCGGCGGCTCCCTGGCCAAAGGGGGACGGTACGAGCTCGCCTCGCACTCCGGCGACGTCACGATCTTCGCCAGCGACAAGATCGGCATCGAGGTCTCCGCCTCGACCTTCAGCGGGGAGGTCACGAGCGATCTGGCACTGAAGCTGAAAGCCGGAGGGGACGCCGCGCCGGGCCGCGGCCGGCGGATGCGTCAGTCGATGCAGGGCATCTTTGGTGACGGCTCCGCCATGTTGCAGCTCACTTCGTTCAGCGGAAACATCAGGATCGTGAAGAAGTAG
- a CDS encoding zf-HC2 domain-containing protein codes for MDTKRPTALTCERMAPLVDDFVDDRLDPAAREQLDSHLAGCESCRRMADDLREIRRGTRALPTHAPRPEVWARIAGQLAAQTPARSRTFWTGARVAMAMAAVMVLSVVTSVVVLRGPRPETQPTTPAQTAPAQTAAAAVHPSAPATVKDVDEHLRIADANYQQAITGLEKIVTSEQAALDPAVAATLQKNMGIIDQAIRESRAAIKSQPTSQLAQTSLFDALRQKVALLEDTIALINVMRKGDQAGAAKIIGGLSKS; via the coding sequence ATGGACACCAAACGACCAACAGCTCTGACCTGCGAGCGGATGGCGCCACTGGTCGACGACTTCGTTGACGACCGTCTTGACCCGGCCGCGCGCGAGCAACTCGACTCCCACCTGGCTGGATGCGAATCGTGCCGCCGCATGGCCGATGATCTGCGCGAGATCCGGCGTGGCACCAGGGCTCTGCCAACGCATGCACCGCGGCCCGAGGTGTGGGCGCGGATTGCGGGTCAGTTGGCGGCGCAGACGCCCGCGAGATCCCGGACATTCTGGACGGGCGCGCGTGTCGCGATGGCCATGGCGGCTGTGATGGTCCTGTCGGTGGTCACCAGTGTCGTCGTGCTGCGAGGGCCTCGGCCGGAGACGCAGCCAACAACACCCGCACAGACCGCTCCTGCCCAGACCGCCGCAGCCGCAGTGCACCCTTCCGCGCCTGCCACCGTCAAAGACGTTGACGAGCACTTGCGGATAGCCGATGCCAACTACCAGCAGGCCATCACCGGACTCGAGAAGATCGTCACCTCTGAGCAGGCAGCGCTCGACCCGGCCGTGGCCGCTACGCTCCAGAAGAACATGGGCATCATCGACCAGGCGATCCGCGAGAGCCGGGCAGCCATCAAGTCGCAGCCGACGAGCCAGCTCGCCCAGACGAGTCTGTTTGACGCGCTGCGGCAGAAAGTCGCGCTGCTCGAAGACACCATCGCGCTCATCAACGTCATGAGAAAGGGCGACCAGGCGGGCGCGGCCAAAATCATCGGGGGCCTGAGCAAATCGTAA
- a CDS encoding RNA polymerase sigma factor: MITSNKTEADRTDRDLAARCRRGEMVAFEELYRRHSGRLYNVAYRMTGSAADAEDLLQDVFLQVYRRIDSYRGDAALGTWLYRLAVNACLDHLRSHQGRQRKATDFIDDVEGLEPVASPSWQPDRALDRIDLESAISRLPPSYRTAFVLHDVEGHEHREVADMLGIAEGTSKSLLHKARVRLRAFLRGGPADEARRPAAASTTAGADGRRGER; the protein is encoded by the coding sequence ATGATTACGTCAAACAAGACGGAAGCCGATCGGACGGACCGTGATCTCGCGGCGCGGTGTAGACGAGGCGAGATGGTGGCGTTCGAAGAGCTCTATCGGCGTCACAGCGGGCGGCTGTACAACGTGGCCTATCGCATGACGGGGAGCGCGGCGGATGCCGAGGATCTGTTGCAGGACGTGTTTCTGCAGGTGTACCGCCGGATCGACAGCTACCGTGGCGACGCCGCCCTCGGCACGTGGCTCTACCGGCTGGCGGTCAATGCCTGCCTGGACCACCTGCGAAGCCACCAGGGTCGGCAGCGGAAGGCCACCGACTTCATCGACGACGTCGAAGGCCTGGAGCCCGTGGCCAGCCCATCGTGGCAGCCGGACCGTGCACTCGACCGGATCGACCTCGAATCGGCCATCTCGCGACTGCCGCCAAGCTACCGGACGGCATTCGTGCTGCACGACGTCGAGGGACACGAACACCGCGAGGTGGCCGACATGCTCGGCATCGCGGAGGGCACGTCGAAATCGCTGCTGCACAAGGCCCGCGTCCGTCTGCGGGCGTTCCTGCGGGGCGGTCCTGCCGATGAGGCCCGGCGGCCGGCGGCAGCATCGACCACGGCTGGCGCGGATGGAAGGCGCGGAGAACGGTGA
- a CDS encoding M4 family metallopeptidase: MRVLMKGRRWSIALLVLCLAAPVLMAAPQTPGRPARGERPDRLREVDATSAADLRTWDAEIGRMVRGRELRLRASETDALVDGRIHQRFDQYHQGVRVFGGELVRQLDGAETVSVFGTVYPAIDIDTTPTLGAEDAAAVASALGGTDRGPARTPDLMVVPSDAGGFALAYRVRLATDDNVMVYFIDAHTGALVSSYSDLQTEIGTGTGVLGDQKKVSTTFNNGIYRTWDQMRPATIYTFDLKGDLTRTQDFLYGVITLGVPDTSASTDNTWTDPAAVDAHAYTGWTFDYFYKRFGRSGLDGRNLTIKSVVHPVVRADWNKVSSSTLNLYYLNAFYAGDGIMVYGEGLPPDATVSGYKWNYFAGALDVVAHELTHGVTDYSSGLIYQNESGALNESFSDMMGTSVEFYYQPVGSAYLKADYTLGEDLTTPMGGFRSMANPGAFGDPDHYSKRYTGKSDNGGVHTNSGISNHAFYLAIEGGTDRTSGLSVTGVGSASRDKIEKVFYRAFTQMLPAGATFSVARAATIQAARDLYGAGSNVEQAVTQAWTAVGVS; encoded by the coding sequence ATGCGTGTGCTGATGAAGGGCCGACGCTGGTCGATTGCACTGCTCGTGCTCTGCCTGGCGGCGCCCGTCCTGATGGCGGCCCCGCAAACGCCTGGGAGGCCTGCGCGAGGCGAGCGCCCGGACCGGCTGCGGGAAGTCGACGCGACGTCGGCGGCCGATCTGCGCACGTGGGATGCCGAGATCGGCCGGATGGTCCGAGGCCGTGAGCTGCGTCTTCGCGCCTCCGAGACCGATGCGCTGGTGGATGGACGAATCCATCAGCGATTCGACCAATACCATCAGGGCGTTCGCGTCTTCGGCGGCGAGTTGGTCCGGCAGCTCGATGGAGCCGAGACGGTTTCGGTGTTCGGCACGGTCTACCCCGCCATCGACATCGACACCACCCCGACGCTCGGCGCGGAGGATGCCGCCGCCGTGGCCTCGGCACTGGGGGGCACCGACCGCGGACCGGCCAGAACTCCGGACCTGATGGTGGTGCCATCCGACGCCGGCGGCTTTGCTCTGGCGTACCGGGTGCGCCTGGCCACCGATGACAACGTGATGGTGTATTTCATCGACGCGCACACCGGCGCGCTGGTGTCGAGCTACAGCGATCTGCAGACCGAGATCGGGACGGGAACCGGCGTGCTGGGCGATCAGAAGAAGGTCAGCACGACGTTCAACAACGGCATCTACCGAACGTGGGACCAAATGCGGCCGGCCACCATCTACACTTTCGACCTGAAGGGCGATCTGACCCGGACGCAGGACTTCCTGTACGGGGTGATCACGCTGGGCGTCCCCGACACGAGCGCCAGTACCGACAACACCTGGACCGATCCAGCTGCGGTCGATGCGCACGCCTACACGGGGTGGACGTTCGACTACTTCTACAAGCGATTCGGCCGGTCTGGCCTCGATGGACGGAACCTGACCATCAAGAGCGTGGTACACCCCGTGGTCCGCGCCGATTGGAACAAGGTCTCCTCGAGCACGCTGAATCTCTATTACCTCAATGCGTTCTACGCCGGCGACGGAATCATGGTGTATGGCGAAGGCCTGCCGCCCGATGCCACCGTCAGCGGGTACAAGTGGAACTACTTCGCCGGGGCGCTCGACGTCGTCGCGCACGAACTCACGCATGGCGTCACCGACTATTCGTCGGGCCTGATCTACCAGAACGAATCGGGCGCGCTCAACGAGTCGTTCTCCGACATGATGGGCACAAGCGTGGAGTTCTACTACCAGCCGGTCGGCAGCGCGTATCTGAAAGCCGATTACACGCTGGGCGAGGACCTCACGACGCCAATGGGTGGGTTCAGGTCCATGGCCAACCCTGGCGCCTTCGGCGATCCGGATCACTATTCGAAGCGGTACACGGGCAAATCCGACAACGGAGGCGTCCATACCAACTCGGGCATTTCCAATCACGCCTTCTACCTGGCAATTGAAGGCGGCACTGATCGCACCTCCGGGCTGAGTGTCACCGGAGTGGGCAGTGCCTCCCGCGACAAGATCGAAAAGGTGTTCTACCGGGCGTTCACGCAGATGTTGCCGGCCGGCGCGACGTTCTCGGTGGCCAGAGCGGCGACCATTCAGGCCGCGCGGGACCTGTACGGCGCTGGCAGCAACGTCGAGCAGGCCGTGACACAGGCGTGGACGGCCGTCGGAGTATCGTGA